Genomic DNA from Paraconexibacter algicola:
TCAGCGAGGGGAACCCGAGCCCGAGGAGCTCGAGCCGGATCGGCTCGAACGCCTCGTGGCGGATGAACGCCTCGATCTTCTTCACGCGGTGGCCTCCTTCGTGGTCGCAATGGGGGCCCCCGCCTTCGCGGACGCCGCCGGGGCGGCACCGTAGCCGACGAGCTCGGCGGACGGGATGAACTGCTCCGGGTAGCCGTACATGCCGTGCTCGGAGATGTCGAGACCGGCGTCCTCCTCGGCCTCCGTCACGCGCAGGCCGTAGGTCTTCTTGATGAGCCAGAAGGTGCCGTAGCTCATGAGGAAGACGAACGAGAAGGCGATGAGGAGTCCGACGACCTGGGCGAGCAGCTGGTCGAACGAGCCGCTGTAGAACAGGCCGCCGTTCGGGTCGCCGAAGGCGTTGTACTGGGCCAGGCGAGGCGCGGTGAAGAGCCCGCAGGCGAGCGTGCCCCAGATGCCGCAGATGCCGTGCGCGGTCAGCACGCCGACCGGGTCGTCGACCTTCTTGTCGATCGCGATGACGCAGATCGGCACGAGCAGGCCGGCGATGCCGCCGATGATCGGGGCGGTCCACGCCTCGACGTAGCCCGACGGGGCGGTGATGGCGACGAGCGCGCCGATCGCGCCGTTGCCGGCCATGCCGATGTCCAGCGTGCCCATCTTGATCTTGGACATGAGCAGGGCGCCCAGGACGCCGGAGCCGGCGGCCAGGTTGGTGATCAGGATGATCTCCGGGTAGCGGCCGTCGAGGCCGGACAGCGCGGTGCCGCCGTTGAAGCCGAACCAGCCGAACCAGAGGATCAGGACGGACAGGCCGAAGAGCGGCATGTTGTGGCCCGGGATGGCGCGCGGCTTGCCGTCGGGGCCGTACTTGCCCTTGCGCGGCCCGAGCAGCAGGAGCGCCGCGAGAGCGCCGGTGGCGCCGATCAGGTGGACCGCGGTCGAGCCGGCGAAGTCCTGCATGCCGACGAGGCCGAGGCCGAGGTAGTCACCGTTCTGCAGGAAGCCACCGCCGAACACCCAGTGGGCGCCGAGCGGGTAGATCAGGCCGGCGAAGACGATGCCGTAGATGATGTAGACACCGAACTTGATGCGCTCGAGCGTGGAACCCCAGACGATCGCCAGGGACACGGCGCAGAAGACGAACTGGAAGAAGAACTTCGTCTCGACGGTGACGTCGAAGATGCCGAGCACCGGGAACGCGGTGGCGGGATCACCGAAGCCCTGCAGGAAGAAGCCCTCCTTGCCGGCGACGTTGAACGAGTCGCTGACGGGCGCGCCGAACGCGAGAGCGAACCCGCAGGCCCAGAACATGATCCCGGCGATCGAGAAGTTCGTGAGGATCTTCGCGACGATGGTGCCGGCGTTCTTGCCACGGGAGAACCCGATCTCGAGGAACATGAAGCCGACCTGCATGAGCATGACGAGCAGGGCGGCGACCATCACCCACATGGTGTTGATGGCGCGTGATTCCGGGAACTGGCCGTTGAGTGAGGCCTCGAGCGTGTCGGCCATCGAAACGGCCGGCACGATCAGTGCGGCGAGCACGCTCAGCATGAGCGCCCCCGCCAACGACGAACGTCGCATACATCCTCCTGGGTCGAAGTGCTCGACCATGGTGCGACAGCCGGTCCACAACCTCTTTAGCCATGTGTCGGAACATCGTCGGGGGGGATTCGCCAGCCTGTCGGGGGCGTCGTGACACACGGGCGAAACCCTTCACCGAGGGTTTGGACATCGGGATAAGGTGGCGGGACGTCGCGCGGCATACCTTGGTCGACGCAACCCGCGCGCGTCGCTTCTGCGCGCGCGCCTCTACCCCCGTCGTTCCCTCAGGAGGACATCGAACAGCTCATGAGCCGCACCCGTCAGCAGAACGTCACGGCCGCCCAGTGGAGCTCCAACGGCGGCGCGCTCGGCGCCGCGGACCTCACGGTCCCCGGTGCCTCCAACTTCGGCGACAACGTCTTCTCCGTCGCCGTCCAGAAGGCCCGGCTGCCGAAGCACATCTTCAAGGCGCTCCAGGAGTCGCTCGCCGCGGGCGAGCCGCTCGACGCCTCGCTCGCCGACTCGGTCGCGCAGGCGATGCGCGAGTGGGCGATGGAGAAGGGCGCCACGCACTACACCCACTGGTTCCAGCCGCTGACCAACCTGACGGCGGAGAAGCACGACGGCTTCTTCGAGCCGGTCGGCGACGGCACGGCGCTCGCCGAGTTCTCCGGCAAGGAGCTCATCCAGGGCGAGCCGGACGCCTCCTCGTTCCCGTCGGGCGGCATCCGCGCGACGTTCGAGGCGCGCGGCTACACCGCCTGGGACCCCACCTCCCCCGCGTTCATCCTCGAGAACCCCAACGGCGCACTGCTCTGCATCCCGACGGCGTTCGTCTCGTGGACGGGTGAGGCGCTCGACGCGAAGATCCCGCTGCTGCGCTCGATGGACGCGCTGTCGAACGAGGCGATCAAGGCGCTGAAGCTGCTCGGCGACGAGACCGCCACGCGCGTATTCACGACGGTCGGCCCGGAGCAGGAGTACTTCCTCGTCGACGAGCAGTACTACTTCGAGCGCCCCGACCTGTACACGACCGGCCGCTCGCTGTTCGGCGCCAAGCCGCCCAAGGGCCAGGAGCTCGACGAGCACTACTTCGGGTCGATCCCGGAGCGCGTCCTCTCCTACATGCTCGAGGTCGAGGAGGAGCTCTCCAAGCTCGGCGTCCCGATCAAGACCCGTCACAACGAGGTCGCCCCGGGTCAGTACGAGCTCGCGCCGCTGTTCGAGAACTCGAACATCAGCTCCGACCACCAGCAGCTGACGATGCAGATCCTGCAGAACGTCGCCCGCCGCTACGGCATGGTCTGCCTGCTGCACGAGAAGCCGTTCGCCGGCCTCAACGGCTCGGGCAAGCACAACAACTGGTCGATGGGCACGGACACGAAGGTGAACCTGCTCAACCCGGGTGACACGCCCGAGGCCAACGCGCAGTTCCTGTTCTTCGCGTCGGCGGTCATCAAGGCCGTCAACAAGCACCAGGCGCTGCTGCGCGCGTCGGTCGCGAACATCGGCCAGGACCACCGTCTCGGCGCCAACGAGGCGCCGCCGGCGATCATCTCGATCTTCCTCGGCGCCGAGCTGCAGACGGCGTTCGAGAAGATCGCGACCGGCAAGGGCACCGTGCCGAAGAAGTCGTTCCTCGGCCTCGGCACGAACATGCTGCCGCAGCTGCCCAAGGACGGCGGCGACCGCAACCGCACCTCGCCGTTCGCGTTCACCGGCAACCGCTTCGAGTTCCGCGCGGTCGGCTCCAGCATGTCGCTGGGCTTCGTCAACACGGTCCTCAACACGATCACCGCCGAGGCGATCTCCGAGCTCAGCGGCCAGCTGGCCAAGGAGCTGAAGGCCTCCAAGGGCGACGTCTTCGCGGCGGTGTCCGCGGTCGTCAAGACGGTCTGGGAGGAGGACGGCCACATCGTCTTCGACGGTGACGGCTACTCCGAGGCGTGGCACAAGGAGGCCGAGAAGCGCGGCCTGCTGAACCTGCCGACGACCCCCGACGCCCTGCCGTGGATCGTCAACAAGCAGACGGTCGACACGTTCAAGAAGTTCAAGGTCCTCTCCAAGCGCGAGCTCGAGTCCCGCTACGAGGTCTTCGTCGAGCAGTACTCGTCGAAGGCGAACATCGAGGCGGAGACCGCGGCCTCGATGGCGCGGACGATGATCCTGCCGGCGGCCCTGCGCCACGCGGAGCTGCTCGACGACGGTGGCGACAGCCCCGCGATCGAGAAGCTCAAGGAGGAGCTCGACGGGCTCATCACCGAGCTCGTCGAGGCGATCTTCGCGCTCGAGAAGGCCAACGACCACGACGGCCCCGACGGCGGCGTGAAGCACGCGGCCTACATGCGCGACGTCGTGCTCGCGGCCGCCAACGACGTGCGCGTCGCGGCGGACAAGCTCGAGAAGGTCGTCGCCGACGACCTGTGGCCGATCCCGAAGTACTCGGAGATGCTGTTCATCAAGTAGCGCCTCGCGGCGATACGAGGTTCGGCGAGGGCCCCGCGGTTGCGGGGCCCTCGTCGTCGACACGACGGCGGGTCGCTGCCGGCCGCCGGGCACGGACCGCGGAAGTCGGTCTGCGACCCTCGGCGACCGGGATCGAGGCCGTCGAGCGGACGCCGGCAGCGCAGCGCACGCCGGGTGCGAGGTGGGCTGCCGGGACCGCGACGTGCCGCTAGCGGCGGGCGACGCGGACGCGCACGTCGCGGACGGCGCTGACGTTGCCCGCCGCGTCGCGGACGGTCACGCGGACGCGGTAGCGGCCGGGGGCGAGCGTGCGCGAGCCGACCTTGCGGGTCAGGCGCACCGTCGTGGTCCCCGAGACCACCGGGCGCGAGAGCGTGCCGACGAGCACGAAGCGGTCGCACCGGCGCGCACGGCGGTTACGGGCGGTCGCGCGCACGCAGCGCGCGCCCGCGCGACGGCCCGCGAGGACCCGCTCGACGCGCAGGCGGGCGGTGCCCGCCTCGCTGGAGCGCAGCACGAGCGCCGCCGAGCGCTTCGGCGTGATCGCGGTCCGCGGCGCGGCGATCGCTCCCAGCACCGGGGCGCTCGCGTCCGCCGGGGCCCCGCCACCCGGGGTGCCGCTGCCCGGTGTGCCGCCGACCGGGACGCCCGCGCCCGGCGTGCCCGCGACCGCCGGGGCGGTCACGAGCGCGCTCGGCGCCGAGGCGACCGCGACGGCGGCCGGGATCTTGTTCGGGCCGTTGGTGTCCGCCACCACGACGAGCCGCAGGCGGCTGCCGACGTCGGCGGCGGTCACCGCGTAGGTCGCGCCGGTGACCCCACCGAGCGTCTGGCAGGAGCCGCCGTCGGCGTCACAGCGCTGCCAGCTGCGCGCGTAGGTCGTCCGCGGGCTCGCCCAGGTGCCGACCGCGCCGACGAGGGTCTCCCCCGTCACCGGCTGGCCGAGGACGACGGGCAGCTCGAGGTTCTGCGCCTGCCGGGGGAAGATCTCGTTGGAGAACCCCGACGGCTGGGTCGCCGCCGAGCCCGCCGAGTTCGCGCCGATCGCGGTGACGCGCAGTCGCTGCTCGACGTCGTCCTCGGTGAGGACGTAGGCGGCGCCCGTGACGCCGGTGCGCTCGACGCAGCCGGTCCCGCTCGTATCCGGGCAGCGCTCCCAGCGGTACGAGACGCCGCTGCTCGCCGCCGGGTTGAAGGCGGCACCCGTGGCGGTGAGCGTGTCACCGGGCGCCGGGAACTGGGGGCCGGTGATCGTGGGGGCGGACTGCTGGTTGGCGCCCGGCAGCGTCCCCGGGTTCGCCGCCACGACCGCGGTGGCCGCCGACAGCTCGCGGACGAGGTCGAAGGTCGGGAAGTCGTTGGTCGCCGTCACCTCGACCCGCAGGAACCGGCCCTGGTCGGCGGCCACCAGCACGTAGGCGGCCTCCTCCGCCCCGGCGATGAAGGAGCACGTGGCCGTGTCGCCCGCCGCCGTGCACCGCTTCCAGCGGTAGGTGAAGTCGATCGTCGGCGTCCCCGACCACGCGCCGGGGCTCGCGGTCAGGGTCTTGCCGACCTGCAGGGTCCCGGTCGGGGCGGGCGGCGTCGTCACGTTCACCGGGGGCTGGAACGTCAGGCTGTACGCGCCGTTGGACTGCGTGCCCGCCAGCAGCGTCCCCGGCGTGCTGAGGAAGTTCGACAGACCCCAGAAGATCGTGTTCGCCCCCAGGCCCGTCTGCGTGACCTTCCTCCAGCGGACCTTGCCCGGCAGCGGGCCGCTCTCGGTCCGGCCCGCCCAGGCGCCGTCCGGGGTCGCCGCGTAGAACCGCGTCTCGTTC
This window encodes:
- a CDS encoding ammonium transporter; this encodes MRRSSLAGALMLSVLAALIVPAVSMADTLEASLNGQFPESRAINTMWVMVAALLVMLMQVGFMFLEIGFSRGKNAGTIVAKILTNFSIAGIMFWACGFALAFGAPVSDSFNVAGKEGFFLQGFGDPATAFPVLGIFDVTVETKFFFQFVFCAVSLAIVWGSTLERIKFGVYIIYGIVFAGLIYPLGAHWVFGGGFLQNGDYLGLGLVGMQDFAGSTAVHLIGATGALAALLLLGPRKGKYGPDGKPRAIPGHNMPLFGLSVLILWFGWFGFNGGTALSGLDGRYPEIILITNLAAGSGVLGALLMSKIKMGTLDIGMAGNGAIGALVAITAPSGYVEAWTAPIIGGIAGLLVPICVIAIDKKVDDPVGVLTAHGICGIWGTLACGLFTAPRLAQYNAFGDPNGGLFYSGSFDQLLAQVVGLLIAFSFVFLMSYGTFWLIKKTYGLRVTEAEEDAGLDISEHGMYGYPEQFIPSAELVGYGAAPAASAKAGAPIATTKEATA
- a CDS encoding glutamine synthetase III, whose protein sequence is MSRTRQQNVTAAQWSSNGGALGAADLTVPGASNFGDNVFSVAVQKARLPKHIFKALQESLAAGEPLDASLADSVAQAMREWAMEKGATHYTHWFQPLTNLTAEKHDGFFEPVGDGTALAEFSGKELIQGEPDASSFPSGGIRATFEARGYTAWDPTSPAFILENPNGALLCIPTAFVSWTGEALDAKIPLLRSMDALSNEAIKALKLLGDETATRVFTTVGPEQEYFLVDEQYYFERPDLYTTGRSLFGAKPPKGQELDEHYFGSIPERVLSYMLEVEEELSKLGVPIKTRHNEVAPGQYELAPLFENSNISSDHQQLTMQILQNVARRYGMVCLLHEKPFAGLNGSGKHNNWSMGTDTKVNLLNPGDTPEANAQFLFFASAVIKAVNKHQALLRASVANIGQDHRLGANEAPPAIISIFLGAELQTAFEKIATGKGTVPKKSFLGLGTNMLPQLPKDGGDRNRTSPFAFTGNRFEFRAVGSSMSLGFVNTVLNTITAEAISELSGQLAKELKASKGDVFAAVSAVVKTVWEEDGHIVFDGDGYSEAWHKEAEKRGLLNLPTTPDALPWIVNKQTVDTFKKFKVLSKRELESRYEVFVEQYSSKANIEAETAASMARTMILPAALRHAELLDDGGDSPAIEKLKEELDGLITELVEAIFALEKANDHDGPDGGVKHAAYMRDVVLAAANDVRVAADKLEKVVADDLWPIPKYSEMLFIK